GCTGCTCTCTACGAGCCTCTTGGGTTTGGTACCACTGGTGGAAAGCTTATGGGACAGAAAGAAATGGCTGCGTTCCTTGGTCATGTCGCCAGCAAAACGTCCTGTGAGTTTTCTTCCATACTCTTAATGCCTTGATTactaggggtgggcaaaaaaactgaaccgaaccgatcgAACCGAACCGACCGAACCAGAAtcgattcaaaccaaaccaaagtctATTTCAAATCTTTCAGTTGAGATTTTTCTAACCCGAATGGTTcagttcagttcggtttaaaccgaaccgaaccgataaacCAAAGtgtttttatagttatttaaattaaagttATTAATAATATCAAGATATTAAAATCCTAAGATTAAGCCCACACAGTTTCCTTTTGCACAAAGGAAATcctaatataatttgatttccATGACACTTCGTCTaacttttgtaatattcgtCATTAAGCCCACATAATTTCCATGTTAATTTCTTTTCAATAGCGTATACTTTTAAACCTTAAAATTAAAACCTAAACCAAGTCTAATTAAATTGAATTTAATTTACATACTTAATTTTTGATTATGTCCAACACAAAGTATTTCATGACAACCATACATTTGTGTATTGAAACATGATTTCttgtataataaataaactaagAGAAATCCGattaaaccgaactgaaccgaaatACAAACCGAATCGaatacaaaccaaaccgaatataAACCGAACTGAACATAGCCGAACCGaaatcgatccaaaccaaactaactatggtttaCTTCAGCTGGAAAAATTCTAGAACCAAaccaaccaaaccgaaccgaactcgaaccgaaccgataaaataaccgaagtgcccacccctattgATTACAGtcaatgttttgaaaaccggaccGGCGGTCAATGTAGCTGAGTCAATGGACCGGTTCAACCgggttttacattttaaagtataactataaaattatttttaagaaaactttATATCAtggttaaaatctaaaaatcataatataaaactataatgaaaactaatatatttagatatatattaaaaacaatatgaatttttatgaattttttttaaattgcatttttagtttttaaacttGAATTCGAGAAAATCGGGTTTTAATATTAAATCGGTTCACCGGTTTTAGCGGGTTTTGCCGGTCAAAAACCGGATTTTCCGGTTTAACTCAAATCCGGTTTTTAACACAACCAAGACATAGACTTTGTGGTTTCTATGTTATAAGCAGCTTTTGCATTAGCATGAGTTGTTACTGTCTTGTCTTATACAGGTGGCTACGGAGTGGCAACAGGAGGGCCTTTAGCTTGGGGTCTGTGCTACAACAGGGAGATGAGCCCAAGCCAATCTTACTGTGACGAGACCTGGAAGTTCAAGTACCCTTGCAGCCCTGGAGCTGAATACTACGGACGTGGCGCCTTACCCATTTACTGGTAATGCATTTCTCCTCTCTATATCAAACTCACATTCTTATGTGTACTCAAAAGAATGTCACTTGTGTGTGTACAAAGGAACTTCAACTACGGTGCAGCTGGTGAAGCCCTCAAGGCTGATCTCTTGAACCACCCCGAGTACATCGAGCAGAACGCCACGCTTGCCTTCCAAGCTGCAATCTGGAGATGGATGACACCGATCAAGAAGGCTCAGCCTTCAGCTCACGATATCTTTGTCGGAAACTGGAAACCGACGAAGAACGATACGTTGTCCAAACGTGGCCCCACTTTTGGTACCACCATGAACGTCTTGTATGGAGAGTACACGTGTGGTCAAGGTGATATTGAGCCGATGAACAACATTGTCTCGCACTACCTGTACTTCCTTGATCTTTTGGGTATTGGAAGAGAAGACGCGGGGCCTAACGAGGAGCTCAGTTGCGCTGAGCAGAAGGCATTTAACCCTTCAACTGCACCTACCTCCTCTTCCTCGTAAGTCTCCAACACTACTCATACTTCCTCCTATTGCCGTTGTTCTCAAGTCACTCTTGCTTTAACTCGACAAGTGTTATGTAATAAGTGAAATTGCTTGCGTGTGCTTTTTTGTCTGTAGAACTTATGCaaacgaaattttatatttttcatgtatGTAATAACCATATTCAATTATGATATTTGCCGAATGTGTGTAAAAATAGAGAAAGCAAGGAGACATTAATGTGTGTTGCGAATGATGTTTCTATTCGTTtgttatataaagtttggtttcTAATGGAGTCTCCTGTGTTCTTGGTGGAGGATAAGATCATCTCTCACCACTACCATCTTTATAGCTTTTATAGTAAGAGACAACTTATAGCTTCTCTTTTGCACAGAGATTCAACATATTGCTAAAAGCTCAATTGGTAAAAAAGGTGGTCTGAACAAAGAGATTTATTCttattgattttaaatattttattgatgATTCACTCGCACTGAAAAGACCAAGAAAGAGGACTCAGAGCAAACTGGTTTGAGCTAGAGTAGTTGAAAGAGAGAGTCTCCATTGGACTCAACGGTAAACCGTCGTTAACCACGCAGTTCCCGGCGGAAGAGGAGAGGACACGGAGGAGCGTAGGGTCCACAAGAGACTGAGGGAAGCCTTGACATTTCAGACGGAGGTTGATGATAGGACACATTGGACATTTGTTCATCACCTCAACTCTGAACTTCTTTCCTTCTCCCAACTTCACCTGCGTCTGTCTCACCGTTGGTTCGCTGCTTTTGCTGTCACACTTTTCTCCAAAACCTACACACACATACATCCACCATTCACATGTGTCTGTATATATATGGTTACAATCCAAGAAGTTATGAAGTTACCTGTTTGAAGAAGCAAGAGAGCAAGAGATGACCAAAGAAGGAACTTGAGAGAGATTGACATTTGGACACAAGTAGAGACATAAGAACTACAGAACTATTGAGTATAAATACACACagtgtgtatgtgtatgaaatGTGAAGGAATGAGTCAAGAGATACGTCCAATAATGGTCACATGCACAGAGAACCAAATAAAGGTGGGAAATAAAAGTTAGCACAATACCAAAGGACTTCTTTCTTCACGTGTTGTGTGTCAGACTCAAGAAAACTATTCACCCTTTACGTCTGACTCAAATCTTAATTCCTTGTCTATATAATCTTTGAAAGCTCTcttatatcatcatcatcattcgcttaaatataaaaagtccatcatcatcatcattcaacaaataattcatatttttctttttttacatgTGTTTTTGGAGTTTGACGCTAAATCAATAAAATGTTCAGAAGAGTTCAAGAAATGCAAGCTTGATTATAACTTTATATCTGGATCCATGACAAATGGTATGAAAGTAGAGCACAATGGGTGGAAAAGACAGTAACGAGTTTCGaattacaaaacaagaagacAGTGTCTTAGACATGCATCAGGATGATGCAAACGGTCAAACCAGATTACAACATACACAATAATGATACATGAAACAGAGGAAACTCTACATTTCACTATTTATTCACCAAGGTGGCATGCCCTTAATTTAAGTAGTAAAAACAATCTCAAATAACGTACGAGTCTTCTAAGGTACTTAGTTACTAAACAATCTCTAAAACCCTTTCTTGTGAGTGAGTTCATGATCTCGTAGTAGAAGACGGAGAAGTTCAACGCCAAAGCCAATCTGATAGGATGTGTAGGAGGAAGTTTAACCTCAGCAGCAGTAGTGACAATCTGTAAAGGAAAAAACTGATAATAAGTAAAGCGAcaaaacagagaataaagaaccAAGCAAATCTTCAGAAACATGTAACTAATCTTTAAGTGAGCATTGTTATAGCTTACATATTGTTGAAGAAGATGGTTGATTGATCCTCGGAAGTAGAGGGAATGAGAGATGCTCATCCAACACAGACTATCAACACGTATGTTTGAGTGCTCTAGCTCAACCttgtccatatatatataagctttGATTTGTCTCTTATCCAATAAAAGCAACAAACATAAGAAGAAAGTCAAAACAAGCAAAATAATCAaaggaaacaaaacagaaaagcacgtaagaaagaatctaaggaaacaaaaacataaaagcaaGTAAGAAACACAAAACAAGAAAGCAAATGTGATGttgattttagaaaaaaaaaacaagagggAAAATTGCTTCATTATGAGATTGATTACGAAGAACTAAATGATCATAAGTGTCAaagacaaaaagaaataaacaatCACTAACTTTAATTGACCGAAAGAAATACATAATTTCTAACTATCAATGACTGGATGTAACTTCTAATTCTTTTCACAAATTACACATTAAGTTTTCATTATCAATCGAATAATATAGAAATTTTCCCCCAAGTTTGAAAatctctttttttataaaacattttagtgaaaacaattttacaaatcagtttatgttaatttaaaaaaattcaagaaaagaGGAGCGTACGTACCCGTGTAGACGTACTGGTGTAGACTTTGTCCATAGGAGCTTTGATCATCTTTGCATTATTAACATCATTCGCCTTCCCACTAGCAGATTTGTCTCTTAGccaataaaagaaacaaacacaagAAGAAAGTTAAAACAAGTAAGAAACACAAAACAAGAAAGCAAATGTGATGTTGTTGATTTTAGAAAGAGAAAAACAACAAGAGGGAAAATTGCTTTATTAAGAGATTGATTATGAAGAACTAAATGATCATAAGTGTCAAGACAAAAGAAATATACAATCGCTAACTGGATGTTAGAAATATACAATCTCTAACTATCACTGACCGGATGTTACTTCTAATACTTTTCACAAATTACACATTAAGTTTTCTTGATCAACCAAATAATATAGAAATTTTCCCTCAagtttgaaagtttttttttaaaaacattgtagTGAAAACAGCTTTAGAAATCAGGttatagtaattttaaaaagatcaaGAAAAGAGGAGCTTACCCGTCCGTGTAGACTCTGTTTCCATGGGAATAGTCTCTTTTTCAAGCAACTCTTTAATCCGGACAGAGTTAGTCTTCACTGCTGTGTGTTGTGAGCCTTACTAACTCTTCTTTAAAAACTGACGCACTCCatctaagaagaagaaagagaaaaataatcTGGAGAAataatctgaagaagaagaaagagaaaaaggaaaTAATTGATTTGTGGTGCGCTATGATAATGAATATAAATAGACCCCAATTTCCTTTATTGCAACACTCCCAATGTTCTTTATACCGTTGCTTCCCAGTTCCCATAATCCAATAAATATTAGCCGTtggacaaaaataaaaatgatttattattagatcaaaatgatttattatatttacctgctgtgttgacaaaaaaaaatatttacccaCTGTAAAAGTGTTGAAACACCTCACGGTTCACTCTATGATGTTACTAAAGTCTGATGTTACTTAAGTCTAAAGCTTCTcatcaaaatctttttaaaaaatcccATTTTAAAAAGCCTATGATGTTACTAAAGTCTAAAAATATTGGAGTAGAAAAAAATGAACCGTTGCTTCCCACAGTCCAATAAATACTAGCCGTTGgacttaaataaatatttttatttttattgaattttcttttagaggactaaaataatttattatatttacccaCTGAAAAAAATGTTGAAACACCTCACGGTGAAAACATATTTCACTCTATCCTACTTGTATTAAGTTtctctttaaaatctaaaaaacaaTCCCATTTTAAAAAGCTTATGATGTTACTAAAGTCTAAAAATATTGGAGTAGAAAAGTTCTTCGCATTAAAACCTTAGTTATCGTTTTGTTAAAGTCTTGTTGTTCACTAGTTCATTATATCAgtgataaaataaattaaattttagataCAGAACTTTGGTGAAAATATGTATACTTATACAATTACATTTATACGAGTGGGGGCTCAACTAGTGTGTACATGTAAGGGTCAAATCCCATGTGTTACATTTatgagcaaaagaaaaaaaaatgtcagaATCATGTTGATTTTTTATGTAGGAGAGCAAGTTATGCTCCTGGAGATGGATTTACATCTGAAGCTGAAGGCTCCTGAGTCCCGTAGTTCCACAAGTCTCTGAGTTCTTTCCTCACCAACCCTAGTATAACCGTTATACCTGCAAAGTGTTCAGCATTTAGTTGGTTAATCAAATGCATAGTAGATTCATTAAAAATGACTCGAGAGATACCGAGAGTGCATGGCACTAGATAGAGCAATGCAGGTTGACCGTGTCCGTTCATAAGATATAGTCCCAAGTATGTTAAGAATAGTCCAAGTCCGTAACCAAACATCAACCATGGGAAGTAGCCTTTCACTACTCCTTTGTTGTTTTCCCTGTCATATCTGAGAGAGAGACATATTATTGAgttttgaccccaaaaaaaaaaagacatattaTTGAGATGGTGCACATTGAATAAGGACAGTGTTTGAAACAGTATAATAAGTCGATGCATGAGAGGGTTACCTGAAGATAAAGCATATGAGAAGACCCGGGAATAGAATGTCTCCAAAACCGATCATGTTGTAACCACCCCATGGATCAGAAAGCCTTGGAAATCTCAGTAGCATGGGAATAGATTCTCCTGTGTCTTTGCTCCCACGTGCAACCTATATGTCATAGATTAATAACTATTAAGGTTATGAGACAGGCATTGGTCAAATGAAGGAAAAATATCGAAACTCACTGCAATCATCACACTTTGCTTGAAGATTAGTGGTGACAGGAACACCCAAAAGATGTCATAGAAAAATGCACAACATAGAAGAATGGTTGCAACCTAAAGCGTGACATACAAAGAGATCATAAAtgaaatataaacataaaatacttacaaaaatatatataaaaacataacacTCACCCTGATATTAGGTAGCCGAGCCACTTGCAAGACATTTATCATCAAGCAAATACCCTGTATTTAACAGAGCCAAACATTAAGATATTAATTATTCAACAACTATAGAGTTAGGAGTATTAATAAGGACTTACGAAAATATCTTGGCCGGCCCATGCATACGATGTTTTGCGGTTTATGAACCAGACGACAGCAACCACAAAGCAGAACAACAGAACCATGAGTGAGAGAATCGTTACATTCCCAAACAAAGGGACTTTCACAGTCTTCCGACCACATTTATTGCATCTCCTGCAATAAGAGAAAGCAAACACATGATGGTTTTAACTATTTTGGAACAGAGAGATGTTTCATGTGTTGAAAAGTTTAGGATTCTGAGTATTACATTGTTATGAGGGTATAGATAATATTATGCATTCCCTgagatacaaaaatatatatattagtaactATGATGTTAATTAAGGTTAATATAAGATCAAGATAGGACAACGTTACCTGCATACCACCAATGCAGAAAAAGACGGTGAGGATCAAGATGAACCATGATGACataaagaagaagagcaacacaAGGAACGTGGACGCTGATATGACAAAGATAACAGCACCAGTAGCACTAATATCAAGTGTTTCATCGTCATCTTTTGTAGCATCTTTGGTAGCACCATCAACTGAAGACTTCTACCAAGAAAGATTCAGATGTTAGGgaaaataaacacatattatattgtatttaattatttatcttgttGACAGTTTCTTGTtgataatatgtatattttattatttcatctTGGCGATGAAGTTTAATATGTGAAAAAAGAAGTTTAATATTAGTAGAGCTCCTAAATAAAGTCTGGTAAAAGGCACCTTTGGTGATAATTCATTGTACTCATCATCGTTCTCCTTAGGACCGGTGCAATGTGACCAAACAGAAGCAATGAAAACTGTTCCAACAGACATAAGCCAGAGGAATGCCACTGCATAATCCACAACTGGGCTTTTTGGAGCATACAATAATAGCTCCACTGCCCCAAAAAAAGACCCATTAAGTAGCCATCAAAAGAATGGTACAAAGAAACAGATAGACTATCATTAAAAATGATAGAATAAGAACATACCTTTCTTATTTGCCATAAGGGATTTCTTCAAGGCATCTCCAGATGATGTAGTAATCATCAAAACAGGTATAGTAAGACTTAAAGGAGTTTCTCCCTCAGTACAAGCCATCTCATCCAGctctgaacaaaaaaaaatgcaaagatAAGAGAAACAAAGAGATGTCAGAGGCTCATGAAAACAAAAGCAAGAAGGTTTAGGTTATGAGTCCTAACCTTCTTTGTCGTTTATTAAAACCAAAGCTGCAGCTCCTCCTGCCTGTGCAACCTGAGCCTTAGCTGTGAAAGTACATTCCCCACGTACAGATAACGCAATAGAACCAGATAGCTGcaagaattaaaaacaaacatcataacaaataaaacaaaaacatgatgGTGATTATGATGGAGAAGAAAGAGGGACAACAAAAAAACCTTTGAGGTTAAATTGGAGCAACTGTTCAAAGGAGTTGTAAGAACAACAGGAAGTCTAACAGCTTTGTCTTTATCAGACGGAAGCACGGCACCAAACTGAGCAGTCATGCCACTAAAATCTTCACCATTTTCTCCGTTCACCCAATGCTCAACCTTGACCTGGACAATatcttttttatattaataaagatTCTTAAT
The sequence above is drawn from the Brassica napus cultivar Da-Ae chromosome A8, Da-Ae, whole genome shotgun sequence genome and encodes:
- the LOC106365690 gene encoding chitinase-like protein 1, yielding MVTIRSASVFILVLLAVSTLALVANGEDKTIKVKKVKGKKVCTQGWECVWWSEYCCNETISDYFQVYQFEQLFAKRNTPVAHAVGFWDYQSFITAAALYEPLGFGTTGGKLMGQKEMAAFLGHVASKTSCGYGVATGGPLAWGLCYNREMSPSQSYCDETWKFKYPCSPGAEYYGRGALPIYWNFNYGAAGEALKADLLNHPEYIEQNATLAFQAAIWRWMTPIKKAQPSAHDIFVGNWKPTKNDTLSKRGPTFGTTMNVLYGEYTCGQGDIEPMNNIVSHYLYFLDLLGIGREDAGPNEELSCAEQKAFNPSTAPTSSSS
- the LOC106365692 gene encoding uncharacterized protein At1g05835, coding for MSISLKFLLWSSLALLLLQTGFGEKCDSKSSEPTVRQTQVKLGEGKKFRVEVMNKCPMCPIINLRLKCQGFPQSLVDPTLLRVLSSSAGNCVVNDGLPLSPMETLSFNYSSSNQFALSPLSWSFQCE
- the LOC106365688 gene encoding signal peptide peptidase-like 5, which translates into the protein MSLPPFSCRILAAAVALYLTGLLCLGAGEAPSKDAAAPKIPGCSNEYQMVKVEHWVNGENGEDFSGMTAQFGAVLPSDKDKAVRLPVVLTTPLNSCSNLTSKLSGSIALSVRGECTFTAKAQVAQAGGAAALVLINDKEELDEMACTEGETPLSLTIPVLMITTSSGDALKKSLMANKKVELLLYAPKSPVVDYAVAFLWLMSVGTVFIASVWSHCTGPKENDDEYNELSPKSSVDGATKDATKDDDETLDISATGAVIFVISASTFLVLLFFFMSSWFILILTVFFCIGGMQGMHNIIYTLITMRCNKCGRKTVKVPLFGNVTILSLMVLLFCFVVAVVWFINRKTSYAWAGQDIFGICLMINVLQVARLPNIRVATILLCCAFFYDIFWVFLSPLIFKQSVMIAVARGSKDTGESIPMLLRFPRLSDPWGGYNMIGFGDILFPGLLICFIFRYDRENNKGVVKGYFPWLMFGYGLGLFLTYLGLYLMNGHGQPALLYLVPCTLGITVILGLVRKELRDLWNYGTQEPSASDVNPSPGA